A genomic window from Gossypium hirsutum isolate 1008001.06 chromosome D12, Gossypium_hirsutum_v2.1, whole genome shotgun sequence includes:
- the LOC107947052 gene encoding pentatricopeptide repeat-containing protein At3g05340 has product MKKLTVTLTRHGPSIKVLISQNLPPQALKASLSPRSPFLTDQIYSHFIKSGHSLDPFLSTTLISHFAKHGDFSLDNPNPDTISFNSLISGFARFGLAGPVLGLFNELRHLGLKPDVFTLSSLVKGCERIEENEIVHGVCLRLGFGNGAFVVSGLIENYAKSGDLVSAEKCFRECFDVDNVVLTAMICCYFWNGEFDKGRQVFMKLRDLGFELNEFSLTGLISGLFDVKEGQLIHGVGLKMGFLCGGSLRFNNAVMSMYARCGSKLDAVKVFDEITEPDIISWTERIGAALDRFEAFGIFNSLRRKGLGVNEYTMTTVLSAVAGEGLSCLGRQIQAVCQKEGYLKVVFVGNALISMYSKCGKMDDARCIFDDMVFQDSVSWNSLIAGYSDNGFVSLALKMFSDMRGHNVEVNCYTLASILEVASDLNSLHLAVQIHSYMIKCGFMSDDYVVSCLIATYGKCDSCNESRRVFSDVDKTSVMHLNAMLNTLVNADCHVDSLDLFRNTVDSKLEVDSKTFSIVLKACSAMTDLEQGRGIHSLALKSGFHQDCFVETAVIDLCCKCGNISDAERAFRYASVDNLAAWNAMITGYAQHGCYNEAFKLYDRMTVCRIEPDEITYLGLLTSCCHAGLLQEAQSYMNSMVECHGLIPHLEHYTCLVDLLGRVGLLEDAKKTIDEMPIEPDAQIWQILLSACNIHGNFDMGRVAATKLLELQPDNESAYILLSNLCASAGMWNAVRKLRREMKEKLVSKEPGSSWIQLRGSMHYFFADDLLHPEHKAIFLELSKLYEHMQDSKTNGNFLLDL; this is encoded by the coding sequence ATGAAGAAACTAACAGTTACTCTCACCCGCCATGGACCCTCGATCAAAGTCCTCATATCTCAAAATCTCCCCCCTCAAGCTCTCAAAGCTTCTCTCTCTCCACGCTCTCCGTTCCTCACTGACCAAATCTACTCTCATTTCATCAAATCAGGCCATTCTCTGGACCCCTTTCTCTCCACCACTCTCATCTCCCACTTCGCCAAACATGGTGACTTCTCACTCGACAACCCTAACCCCGATACAATCTCTTTCAACTCACTCATTTCTGGTTTCGCTCGTTTTGGCCTAGCCGGGCCGGTGCTTGGGTTGTTTAATGAGTTGAGGCATTTGGGGTTGAAGCCTGACGTGTTCACGTTGAGCAGTTTAGTTAAAGGGTGTGAGAGAATAGAAGAAAACGAGATTGTTCATGGGGTTTGTTTGAGATTGGGGTTTGGAAATGGGGCTTTTGTGGTTAGCGGATTGATTGAGAATTATGCTAAAAGTGGGGACTTGGTTTCAGCTGAGAAGTGTTTTAGAGAGTGTTTCGATGTTGATAATGTTGTTCTAACGGCTATGATTTGTTGTTATTTTTGGAATGGGGAATTCGATAAGGGTAGACAAGTTTTTATGAAACTGAGGGATTTGGggtttgaattgaatgaatttagCTTGACAGGTTTGATCAGCGGCTTGTTTGATGTAAAAGAAGGTCAATTGATCCATGGGGTTGGCTTAAAGATGGGATTTTTATGTGGTGGTTCCCTTCGTTTTAACAATGCTGTAATGAGCATGTATGCTAGGTGTGGAAGTAAATTGGACGCTGTTAAGGTATTCGATGAAATTACTGAACCAGATATTATCTCATGGACTGAAAGGATAGGAGCAGCTCTTGATAGATTCGAGGCCTTTGGAATTTTTAATAGCTTACGTCGTAAAGGTTTGGGTGTTAATGAATATACAATGACCACTGTCTTGTCTGCTGTTGCAGGAGAGGGGTTGTCGTGTTTAGGGAGGCAAATCCAAGCAGTTTGTCAGAAGGAAGGGTATTTGAAAGTGGTTTTTGTTGGCAATGCGTTGATTTCTATGTATAGTAAGTGTGGGAAAATGGATGATGCGAGGTgcatttttgatgatatggtctTTCAGGATTCTGTGTCCTGGAATTCACTGATTGCTGGATATTCGGATAATGGATTTGTTAGTCTTGCTCTTAAGATGTTCTCTGATATGCGTGGTCATAATGTTGAAGTGAATTGTTATACCCTCGCTAGCATTCTTGAAGTGGCGTCTGACTTGAACTCTTTGCACCTTGCAGTGCAGATACATTCCTATATGATTAAATGTGGATTCATGTCGGATGACTATGTGGTGTCTTGCTTGATAGCAACGTATGGGAAGTGCGACAGCTGTAACGAGTCAAGAAGGGTATTTTCTGATGTTGATAAGACAAGTGTCATGCATCTTAATGCAATGTTGAATACTTTGGTTAATGCTGATTGTCATGTTGATAGTCTAGATCTCTTCCGAAACACAGTGGATTCCAAACTTGAAGTAGACAGCAAAACTTTTAGCATCGTTCTTAAAGCTTGCAGTGCTATGACAGATTTGGAACAGGGAAGAGGCATTCACTCCCTTGCTCTTAAATCTGGATTTCATCAAGATTGCTTTGTCGAGACTGCTGTTATTGACCTTTGCTGCAAGTGTGGAAACATAAGTGATGCAGAGAGGGCTTTTAGATATGCATCTGTTGACAACTTGGCTGCATGGAATGCAATGATAACAGGATATGCTCAACATGGTTGCTATAATGAGGCTTTCAAACTTTACGATAGAATGACTGTATGTAGAATTGAACCTGATGAGATAACTTATCTTGGACTCCTTACTTCATGCTGCCATGCAGGACTACTGCAAGAAGCACAGAGTTACATGAACTCTATGGTTGAGTGTCATGGTCTAATCCCACATTTAGAACATTACACTTGCTTGGTTGATCTGCTTGGCCGAGTAGGTCTCCTGGAAGATGCAAAGAAGACCATAGATGAAATGCCTATCGAACCAGATGCTCAAATATGGCAGATTCTGCTATCTGCATGCAACATCCATGGAAATTTTGATATGGGAAGAGTTGCAGCCACCAAACTTCTTGAACTGCAGCCTGATAATGAATCTGCCTATATTCTTCTTTCGAATCTCTGTGCTTCAGCTGGTATGTGGAATGCTGTCAGAAAATTGAGAAGAGAAATGAAGGAAAAACTAGTTTCCAAGGAACCGGGTTCTAGTTGGATTCAACTAAGAGGATCCATGCATTACTTTTTTGCTGATGATCTGTTGCACCCTGAACATAAAGCAATATTTTTGGAGCTGTCAAAGTTGTATGAACATATGCAAGATTCAAAGAcaaatggtaattttttattggaCTTATGA